The region ACAAACGTGGCCGACATAAACAACATTCATGCTTACGGAAATGGTTGGTTGCTTGAGTTCTTACAAGTTTATATAAATGGACTCTTTGAAGAGTttgttgatgaaggtgaatccaggggcaccgagacccaaggatggagacccctccttctagcgccaaatgataactcctggtggcggggctgctccttcgacgccgtcctggatccttcgccgctgtagaggtgtagctgtggttgggttcctacaaaacaacaccggaaggggggttggagtcccgcggcgcctccggcgtgagagtaagaactagctttttgggaagatgaggatgaatatgaatgtaaggtggctgtgtgtgtatatgagtgtgaaagaatgattaaccccaaaacctcacattcttgggctatttatagcccaaggatagggttttagggttggtacctttgaatcgtagccattgattctgggagcggaggacacctggcgggagtggatgctttacatgtgtcagtgcgggactggccgaggaatgttttgaggatcctctgacacgtgccttGATTATCCCCATGATTGACGCGTGACAGTTACTTCCATCATGTGCTCGGGTCAgcgtctcacgtgctgggattaCTCAAGGTTGGGGTCGCGGGACTGGACTAGTTAGGACTGGACTGAGTTGGGAGGTCAGGActagtcctcccaggagctgaGTGGAGTTATGAGCATAAGAGTAGGAATCCCAGGAGTTGTATGGAGCTAGGAGctaggagcttaggagtaggcctcccaggagctgtatggagttgaAAGCCTgggagtagtcctcccaggagtTATATGGACTATCAGTGGTCAAGTCACTGTTATTTGTATTGTTTTAGAATTCTGATATGCAAAGTTAATTTCATAATTGAATTTGTGTAACATACAAGAGGCATTAGAGAATTAGATTGAAATAAGGATTAAGGGTTTGTAGAAATTAGTGAAGGTATCAAGTTGCTATTCAAGTAGCTTTCAATGACTAAACTTTTGGTATATGGGTGTATGTTTATGTAAATGGTTAACCAGGAAAAAGCTTTTGCAGTTTTTACACATTCAAGAAGCATGCCAATTATCTTATTGAATTCAAGTGCTATCAGAATATCCATACAAACCCATCCAATTGAATATCTAAATTCTAATCAATTGTTGTTAAATCATAGGACGATGTTTCTGAAATAGATCTGATCGTAGtaatttaatcattttattataAAGCCTAATCGTAAATAGTATTCAATCCGTTAAAGATTGATTTTCCAAACCCTGGTGTACTTAGATAGACAGGATCAAATGAGCTAGAACTAGACTCGAAAAAATGAGACCTAACTCTACTAATGCTCGTAACTGGCAAGTCGAGCTTGAGCATAATACCTTCttttaagtcaaatttgacttTCGTATGAAGGATTCAAGTTTGGGTTTGAACAATTTAGTTGTTCATTTAACGAACCAGGCTCGACCTGACTCATCAGGAAAATGCTCAAACTCAACACAAATTACAAGCCTATGTTTAAAGACTTGGACAACAATATACTACTTTGCAATCCTAGTAACCACTGGGTATGGCCCACCTGCTAAGTTAGCTCTTTCATTATTCAGAGTGTCATCAATTGCCAGAAATTTTCCTGGTTTAAGCTTCCTGATCATTTTTTCACTATCGAGCAAAGATACTGATGAGAAGCTTTGGTTCCATATACTGCTTGTCCTTGGCAGGTTCTAGATTTACTTGAAGATGCTTGTGAATCACTTTTGGAAAGCATTTTGGCAGAAAACAGTAGCAGCAAAGGTTCTTAGATACTGTGGGAGGGAGGCGATTGGTCCAGTGATTGATGGCGCATTGTCATGGATGAAAGATTTAGTTTTAAGTGATTGATGTTAAATGAATTGCTGATATATTGTATGGCACTATGCGCCATTTATTCTTAATGTATGATTAACATAAGCTTTTGTTATTTCATAATCATTGTGGTGATTCAGCAATTTTTGTAATAATATTTTGGAAAGTGAACTATTATTATCCATTAAGCATAATGTTTGATCTACAAGTGATTAGATGAAGAACAACAGACACACCAACTCAAGACTTTGCCTGTATCTTGTACCAAAAAATGGCCATGTATGCTTTAATTTTGGGTAAGATTATAAATTAAAACTAAAATATCATTATATTTTGAAGTTCAAGATTTGCGTCTCAAAGCGTCTGTGACAGTAGCTGTAGAACCTACCATTTCTGACATTAGAAAAAAGGGAAGTTGAGTATTCCATAGACACTGACGGTTCTCAGTCGCTCCCTTGATCACCAGCTATATAGTAGTGAACTGCTTCATCACCAGCTATGAATTTTATTATTACGATTAATGATATATTCGAGTTCGAGGCATGTATCACAGGCACAGCGCAGAATCGAAGTACATAGCAATGCAATATTCGACCATTGTCTTCTTAACTGTTGATTAGCCAGCAAAGTCAGTAACGTCTTAGTACAGCTTGTAACTAAATCCTGTTACAAGTACTGAAATATTGTAATATGCCTGGTGCTTTAATTGATTACAATGATTTTCAACCTAATTATACCTCTCATTATACTCTGACAAGGCACATAAGAAGTTTGGATAGATATCTACACAAATGATTGTCACTCGAAGGGAATGGTGATGCTTCACAAAAATATGGCGGTCTCTCGCATATGCTCATATAATGTAGCTCTTTTTCGCTCCCATCTGAGAACGTTTTCTTCTTGGATTGGAACTGAGCATGCAAGAAAATGCATTTAATAGCTCAGTATCTTCTAAATTCACAAGTATATTTGCTGCCTCCGGTTTGGCAAGGAGAAGTTTTGCTACAAGATATCCTGCAATTGACCAAGTTTGAAAGAGATGTGCCTGTTTCCCTATGAGTCTTCCACGCTTGGTGTCATAATATTCTGGCCACTTGTCCCTGGCTAAGCGCCTTTCGGCAATTTTCACTGCATTTTCAGCAATTCCAGGCCTGTTCATCTTTATGCATGCCACTGTGAGCTGAGAAATACAAAAATTTCAAGCAGATTAACAATTTTCTGTTTAGGTTAACACATGATTCTATGACAGACCAAAATTACACAAAATATCAGTCAATCTATGTCAATATACATAGTTACTACAGTCCCGTTCCTCTTTATGTACACCTCTAATCAATTTGGTTGACCAAGATAGTGCTGGCAATTTAAATGCATGACATGCAATTAACCATGTGAGATCTAACAGTTATGTGGAAAGAACTCCTTAGCAATATTATTTATATTGTAGTTAATGTCATGCTAGTAAATTAGGCAATTGAAATGGAATTATAAAGAGTGAAATCTATCAAAAATATGGCCTGCCAGCCCAGTTGCCTTAATAAAAAGTGCTTCTTCAGTAACTCCTCTTGTGGGTTTGAACAAGAGGAAACTTAAAGGCAGCAACCCCTTCATGATTATCATAAACTAACCTGCCAAAGCAAAGTTGGCCAGGAGCCACCGTTGTGGTAGGACCAAGGCCTGCATTTAAAAAGAAAATCAATTATTTAGTAAGGAAAAAATTCTGTCATGATCCAATAACAACTGTAGTAACACGCTGGCCACCAAGACTTAAGAAGTATACGTGTTCTTAGGATCACTGCCCGTAACAATTCGCCATTCCTCTCCGTCAAGAGCAGGATAACATATCTTTAAAGGCATATCAGCTACTAATTCTGCCCATTTGGCTTCTATCAGATCCAATATAGAATGTGATTGTTCTGTTGTTGCAAGGCTGCTAATTATTGACCATAAATTTCCAAGAGAAAAGAAGCGAAAATCCATGTGAGCTGGCTGCAAGTTTCCAATCAAATAGCCTCCTTTATTAGGCATCCACTCCACCAGCCAGGGGGGAATTTGATCAGGGTAAATATTGAACTTATTAACAGCATCATATGAATATTCTTCTGTCTTGTAACGGTAGATTTCATTTAGTTTTTTCATGTCAGTCCAATAATACTCCCTGATATGGAACGGTAATGCAACTAAACGATTGTTTAGTGCTGTTATAAGGTCAGTTGATCCATCCTCAGGTGCAAGCATCTCACGTGCAGAAAGTAATGCCGAATAGAATAATGCCTGCAAGTGTACAATATCACATGAAAAATTGTGTACCATTTTACGTTCTCAAAAGAATGACAATAGAAGAAAATGTTCTCAAAAGAATGACAATAGCAGAAAAGTGGTTAGTCCGTTTTGTCCTATTTAAAGCAAAATTGTGCTAATAATTGTTTAGCCAAGCCTCCTGTTAcaccatatgtcagtggtcatCAATTGCATAATgttaagagcatctccaacccTATTCCATATAATTATTACCTAATATATAGTAAAATAATGGTTACCTAAAATCTACGTAAAAAAATAGTTTTACTCCAATCGTGTTACCTATATTCGTACCTATATCTTCAAATGTAATATAGAATCATATTTTTATTAGTTGTTTATAGTTTAGCACCAACTAAAATAGTCTAATTTTTGTAGTGTCATATAGAgtgatttttttttttatcaaatattaataaaaagtatttagttaataataatatatatttaaaaaaaattaaaccaaaTAAATAAGTAAAATTATGGATCAAATTTATTCGTCTTTTAATCGAATTTACAAATAAACTCGATCTGAAATGGTGCCACAAATATAGGTTAACAAGATAGGGAAACAAAATGTTTACTCAAATATGTTGGAGATGATTTTATGAACATGGATCCCTAAATTTGTCTATGTGGCACAAATATAGGCAAGGGGTCACTTgggttggagatgctcttataTCGAATATTTTTTATAATCAAGCCATCAAATGCATAAACTTATGAATGATACAAGACTTCGCCGGAACACGAAAGTGATGAGTAATAAGCTTtgaatttgtaaaaaaaattaaatgttGATGGGATTGATGCAATATTTCTCTACAAAAGATAAAGAAATGCATTATAGTGTTGGAACTACAGTTTCTAAGACTACCTGGATTTCCAATGGGTGGCCATGAATTCCCATGCGGCGATCTATCATACAAGAACCATCTGTCACCAATAAAGTAGGAAACATATCAAAGCCATCAGCAAGACataactttaaaatcattttgattcCCGTTTGCACATCAACCCTTTCCTGAACAGAACGGTCACCCGAACACTTTCCATATGCTCGCAACAATATAATCCACCACAATCCTGAAGCACATATGGAATAATATTTGTTATAGgtttataaatatatttgatcATAAATGTGTACAGATATCTCAACGAACTAGATGTAAATTTACCAGAATCTACTGGTGCAACGCGACCAATTGCTGCCTCACCAAAGTCCGGATCCAAAATATCTTCTGTTGCAGAATCATCACCGTCGAGTGGTACTGTTCGCACTTTAAAACTAGCAGGCATCAGTCCTTGTCCTGGACTATGGCAATCCATTGTTTTTTCCCAACTCTGATTAGAAGTGAATCATATTGACGGGATGAAGTTGAGGTTCAAGTATgcaaaacaaaaaaataaaataaaaaagaaagtAAAAAGGTGATTGTAAGTTAAAAGAGAGGTTTTCATATATGTACCGACTCTTCTTTGCGACAAACTGGAGGTCCATGATGATACACAGTAATGTAGATATTAAAAATGTTTTGATTGCACAACGAAAAAAATCATAATCAGCCACTTAAGGTTTAAATACACTGGGGATTCATAAAGGTTTCTCAATCTCACAAAAGCAGACACAATTAATGTATCAATACAAATCTACTTGTGAAGATTAAAACGTATACTGATAAAAAAATCCAATAGAGAACGGAAATTATGTCAACTCAACATCAAAAATACATCGCAATGCTTCAAAAATAGAGCAATGACTTAACTGAATTAGTCATTGTACTACTTGACCATAACTAGGATTAACAGCCTGAGTCGACATGTTCAACTGAAGATGATGAGGTTAGTAGCAATCTAGTGAAGATAGACTAACAGCTGCTAATTTAGTATTTTAGCCTTGACGAATCTAATTTACCACAGGGCACATCACAAGTCGAGAATGTTAGAATTTTCTAATGTTGTACTGGGAAAAAATCACATTATTGGTTGATCAATGTCCTACCACAGTTGTCTTCGATAAAATGTACTTTCGCGCATTAAAGTTAAACTTGATATACACTTCACCATTTTACTCGACCTTTTTACCGTTAACTAACAGAAAAACAAATCTTTCCAAAAATCTATCATGTCTAACTCCGACCTAGTAGCTGAATTTCGGCTGCTGAAAACTTAGTAATGATTACTTGACCAAGTAAAAGAAATTATAGGACTAAATGAACACCAGAAACTGTCCTAGTTCTAAGTCCACTTATCTGGGTAGCCACCCAAACATATTGGTCACAAAATTGCTCTCTCCTTCTGCCAAAAACCACTGACTTTGGCACTGATAAATCCCAACTTTAAACCTAATATACAATGTGAAGACCTCACATTTTTTAAACCCCAAAATTACTGAGAGAAACAATAGGTGCCACCTCCATAACCTAGCAAGGCCATATCTTAGATGTATAAAAAATTCTATATGTGTTCTTTTGCTTGCGTCACGTTTTATTTATTTCCCAATGTTGAAGCAGATTGTCACATCGGAGAAGCATATTACATACAGGAAAAAAGAGTTCAGTGATAAAAATGTGAACTGGGTCCTAATTTAGTGTTAAAGATAAAGAGTACTTCAAATCCTAAAGAAAATCCAAAACCATAAAAGGTTAAAAGAGAAGCCATCTTATTAAATTTTGGTTAAGCATATCATTTGGAAAAGAAGACACATACAATAAAAAGATATGTCTCGTGAAAACATATTATAAACTATAAAGTATTTTCACTGAAAAGATTAGAAGCTTTATTAGCTAATTGCAGAACATGAGGCATAGGACTATCAATGTTGAATGCCTGCTTTGCTAAATTAAAAATAAGATATTACCTGCAACTGAAGGGTATGGAGGATGAAGTTCCGTACAATGTCATACTCTCCTTTAAGAAGGAAAGCTATCCCAGAGGGTATGAAGTCACGTATGAAGACCTGATCATAGTTGAGAATGCTGGAATCATTTGGATCATTAGCTGCAATTGTCCCAATAGGATTACCACAATAATATACCATGGATGCTCGCAACAAGTCCCATGCTTCATCCTCAAAAGAATCTTTAACCTCATTTAACTTACTATAAATTGTCCCAGGTGTTCCTAAATTCGAAGAGACACCGCCATTTTCACTTTTCAACTGTTGAGTCGATTCAAAATTTGAAACATCTGAATTAGTTTTCATGCCATTAATCAATGTTCTCTTTCCCTCCTCAGCGGCTGCCTCACTTATACTATCCGCCCGTCCGCATTTACAAGTCAAGCCTTCCGAACCGTATATTGGTTTCTTCTTATGACTCATACCATCAGCACGGACACTTGCAAAGATCCTAGTAAAATTTTGAAGACTAACTTTTGTGGATTGGGTATACCTGCACCCTCTTCCTCTCCTAAATCTGTCTGAGACAAACATATTCGACTTTTCATAGGGAAACTCTCTATGGTACAAGTGAGTCCCTGGTGCAGAAAGAACTTGAAGAAATGCTTCTGAAGGAACACCCATGATAGTATAACTTGTGCCTCCTCGGAACAGCACTACTTAAACACCAGACCTTTGTTTCTTATAAACAGTACCTCCTCAAAACTGCACTATGTAAACTTGAAGTTCGTATCAGTATTGAAAATAACAAACATTAAACCCAATATACTTTCATCTCACTAATACAGAAATATCATGTGAGAAGAATAAACAGTATCTATAACTCCAAATACAAACAATGACTAATTATGACAACCCTGATCAAATCGTGAGTCCGGTCTATCTTGATACAGGCCCCAAAAAAtaatgatttgttggtgcacttAGTGATAAAAATCGTACTTGCAAACTGAACTAATCATCTCACATGTCATAATGCTGAATTCCACGATCACGCAAATAATGAACCAGAGTCCTCTTGATTCATACCATTACATATCAAAACCTCGAGTCACTATCCTACTCCACACGAGACTAAAAAAGTAACCAACATCACACAGCCACATGATAAGTTATCTTTATTAGGATAAAGGATTGTTTATGAAAATATAGGACCCCCAAGTGTGATTTTAGGTAACTACCCAAAATAATGAAATTGTCTAGTATGAACAAGGGAATGCATAGGCCTTAGCATAAGGTAAATAaacttttttttatttaattaatcgtACACGCACTAGCAGGAGTCGAACTCGTGAACATGAGTCAACCACTTTGTTGGCGACCTTAAGAAACTTGAGGTTACAATTTTTGCAAGTATGAGAATACAAATGGTAGAATTAAAAGTTGGGTCTGTATATATATACCATAAAAGCTTATAACCACAGTTAATTACCCAAAGTTCACCCTCAGGTTCATTAAACACAAACAACAATAGGGCTTAACATTAACCATAAAAAGCATTATCATTTGCTTACAGAACATGAAGAAAAACAAGATGATGATGATATTTGTAtttgttatagccaaaatttggtattggatCATCTCGGGTCAAATACGGGTCAATTGGAATTGAATTGGGGCAAGAAGATGAATAATTAGGTTTTGGTCTACATTGTATGAAGCGAAGACGCGCCCTGTATATGTAGGATGCGTCCATGATTGTGTAGGCTGTACTTTGGGTTGTCATGTAAAGAGATGAGCAGGAAGATATTGAAAGGAGGAGGACGCGCCCAAGACGCAGGACGCGCCCAAGGCGCAGGACGCGCCCTGATAAGTAAAAATAATGGGATGAGCTGTATAGGTAATAAGGTTGCCAAGCAAGGAGAATATGTGTATTTTACAAGGGGAGGACGCGTCCTGCCTCCTGGAGATGCACACTTTGGGATGGTTGAGCTTGTTCTCATTCAAGACAAAGCAAATAGAGATACTTGAAAGATATAGCAATATGTGGAGTTCGTAGCGTCAGGACGCGCCCAATCGTTCAGGACGACCTATGTGTGAAGAATGCATGATCAAGAGTAAGTTTAAAGCAAGACAAGCGTGGAAGGagcaatggaggattattttcactaacatatttgttgcaggtactctttgaagaattccctccttgagacggtcaaggagggggatgtccgtgaaaagcttgaagacctccaggggtatgcctgatgattgaaggcctcctcctgtattcaacgggtgtcctcgttggggatgcggggttaactttggtgtgtgctttgggaactctgttcttgtattcaatgggtgtcctcattggagaactttggagtcatcctgcactttgcacccaagagcttgggatcacctgtcctgctatctggtgggttatcctcattcgggggacagggacgcgtctggcatttggggtgaaccgtggctatacctgcgttcgtaattcaagggagatagctgtagcggaatgttatccttgcgcagggagatgcattatccgtgaagtcctgcgattacaaacgagccttgggccttcgcggttgggcctcatagttggatattcctaaagctagcggaagatggattctggaccgggcctgggaataagaagtctaagcccattagatttcttattccccaagaactacgtgggcttgattccctataaatagggatacgtaggcaaattgtgaGGGGTCGGAAACGAGAGCcataaggagccaccaccaaccctaagcaatctcagcccccaatttatcacaaccaccacactccgctcacttttcaggcgagggaccaccatcgtagatcttgattccggcgaagaacctcaaactttgttgataccaaattcctccgtcaacaaattggcgctagaaggaggggtgctcATCAAGATCATAATCTCAGGAGGAAGAGATGTCTCGTCACGATGAAGGTTCTTTGACGCAAGAATTGAAGGATAGCCACAGAGGAGTTGCATACAACGGCCACGAAGGAGATCcgtaaaataaatatttttggcCAGGGGGGTCGAAGGAGATTTGAATGTAGTATCCACGGCCACGAGGGAGATCCATGGATGATGATTTCCAGCCATGAGGGTTGAAGTTTACAACCATGGCCACAAAGGAgcaaaattggatgaaaaattcGGATTTGGTGGGTTAAGCGATTTGCTTACACTGTTTGGGCCGTATCTCGAGTTCCGTAAGTCAGATTTGAACGATCTTACAGCCTACGCGAAGCTTATTGAATTCTCTTTAATTCAGAGATGATATGGATAGGACAATCCAAGTTGAGCAGCCCGGAAACAGAGGAAAACAGCAGCTACGAATTTTTACCAAAAAATCCTATTTATCTTAGAAGATTGCAAGAAACCCATTCCATTAAGAAGATTGGGAGAAACCTATTTGGTATAGAAGATTGAAGAATCCTATTCTATTTAGAAGATTGAAGAATTCTATTCTATCTAGAAGATGGGAGAATCATGTTCTAATtagaagattggagaatcctattccatttagaagattggagaatcctaCTCCAACGAGAAGACTGAACAATTCTATTTGATTTAGAAGATTTAAGAACACTATTCAGTTTAGAAGACTTAATCAGGCGCAAATCTGAGGACGATCGGGAGGAGAACACTCCAAGAAGAAGGCATTACTATCATGAGCTAGTCATCGCCTTTAACAAGATCCATCAAGGTAACACTCAACTAGTTTCGTTGTATTTTACATTACTTGTTTTTGGGACTTGTGCAGGAAGAGGATTGGGAAAGAGATTTGGCATGGAGAAAATCCCCCACAAACTCTTAGGACGCGCCTTGATTAAAATATTTGGGGCCCATATGACTTTCAGCAAATTTCAGGAAAATTCACCGACTGGACACGTCCGTCCCTCTAGGACGCGTCCTCCAGGTAACATTTCAAGTTCCATATTAATTGTGTTTATTGTAGGTAGGAAATCTTATCAGGAAAAAATCTCATGAGTTACCAAGTGCTGCGTCACAATATATTAAGGCGCGCCCTCTGCATGTGAAACATTCAGTGGAGAATTGCTCTCCCAGGGCGCGCCCTCAGAAGAAAAAGTCTATGGAAGTTTTCAATGAAGATGTCATGATAATCAGATGAGTTATAGTCACTACTTGAAGAATGGCTCGACTGGAACTAATTCCTCATCTTTCAAGACGCGCCCTTTCCTTAAGGCGCGCCctcaaaaaaaaaatattgatgGTGAGGTGAACTTTATTGACCACAAGGAGAATCTTAATATTGGAACTTCAAGAGAAAAGAATCTATCAGAGTAGAGGTACCATGAATCCTAGGACGCGCCCCTTAATTGTCAAGGTGAGGCCCCAGGACATGAATGAGCTCCTTCATCTAAGGATATAATGTTATATCCTCAACAGTTATAAGTAAACTCTCCAAGGCTATCTCTCTCAAGGCGCGCCTTTATTGAAATACCCATGTGATCTTCCTCGATATTACATACATGATTTATACAGAAGCGAATGAAGTACAATGATCTTCCTAGTATGTCGAGAGTTTAGTTTCAACGAACGCGCCCTCACATCCTCAATAATCTGAGTGAGTTTTCAGGACGCGCCCTGAGCATATTTGGCTCATATGTTAAGGCTTCTTCTTTCGATATGACTACCAAGGTCATCTGGTTGTCTTTAGCAAAAAGGGAATGTGGGAGTTGCATTAGTTCAGATGAGGAAGATGAGGCTACAAAGTACTTTTGACAAGGTGCACGCTCGGGGGGTAGGTTACCTCTCATTAGTTCTGTGGTGTTACATATTGCCACATGAGTAAGGTACATGGCTTTTCCTAAAAATAAGAGAGATGCTTAAGGTCGGAAAAATACTCATGTTTAAGGAAACGCTCAACTTTAAGAAAATGTCTCTGAGAGTGAGATGCCCTTTATCAGATGCCACTTCGTGAGATGCCTCGTTGGGAGATGTTTCAACAAGAGATAGTTTCTGCATCGCTTGAGCTTTGTTGAAGATAAAAGCCTTCTAAAAATATTGATCTTTGATTTAGTTTTGTTACATGAAGATTTTGTAGaagacccttgtcgaggtagatgctcctcttacaaaggacgcgccctccaaggatgttagcttgtcgaggtagacgcgcCTCTTACAGAGGTAGCTCCCTTAAAgaatgatttcccttgtcgaggtggatgcgtctccgacagaggacgcgccctccaaggatgatttcccttgtcaaggtggatgcgtctctgacagaagacgcgccctccaaggatgaatacccttgtcgagataagacgctcctcttagagaggacgcgccctccaaggatgaagaccttgtcgagataagccactcctcttagagaggacacgccctccaaggatgaagaccttgtcgagataagccgctcctcttagagaggacgcgccctccaaggatgttagCTTGTCGAGATAGATGCACCTCTTACAGAGGTAGCTCCCTTAAAgaatgatttcccttgtcgaggtggatgcgtctccgacagaggacgcgccctccaaggatgatttcccttgtcgaggtggatgcgtctctgacagaggacgcgccctccaaggatgaatacccttgtcgaggtggatgcgtctctgacagaggacgcgccctccaaggatgaatacccttgtcgaggaggatgcgtctctgacagatgacgcgccctccaaggatgaagaacttgtcgagataagccgctcctcttagagaggacgcgccctccaaggatgttagCTTGTCGAAGTAGACGCTCCTCTTAGAGAAGACGCGCCTTCCAAGGGTGATTCCCCTTGTGGAGATGGACGCTCCTCTcatagaggacgcgccctccaagaatGATACTCTTGTCGACGTGGACGCTCCTCTCATCGAGCAAAACGCTCCTTGtaaagaggacgcgccctctaaTGATGTTAATTATTTGAGGAAGACGTCACCTCTTTAAAGGGCGCGCCCTCTAAAAATAGATGATTGAAGAAGATTGTAAAAGTTTTgactttgatttgaataaatgaATCACGCTATTTGTCGAAAAGATGAGATCAGCGGTTTGGAGTCATGATTTGGAAAGAAGCAGGAAATCAAATATAGAATGGTATTGTGTCATCGGTGGAAGGATCACTATCACCAACAAGGCACGTCCTCCTTGCGTCAAAGATTATTTATTACTTGAAGATCAGAGAGCTAGTGTTTTATTCTGGTCGCGCTTTCCTTAGTGCGCGCCCTCATATGATGACCCTTTCAGTTTAAGGCACGCTCATGGGAGACCAATATTGGGATGAAAAAGTTAGAGAACCCTCAAACCTTTGTTAATGGATTGTGCTTTTCCAAAGTATGTGAAGTGCACACTTTTGTATAAATTCTCTTGTTTCTTACACCGAGTTAGCTCATGTAAGCTTAGAGATATGGTACATAAGTGGTAAGCCTCTCTAGACAAACCAAGGTTAAAGTTATCAGGAAGAGAAGGGGTATTCATAGGTGAAGGCGGGAAGAAATGTGAATAACAATTGTGAACGCGGCAAAGAGTGAGAGCGCGCCGTCATGGTCAATAAGGAGGATAAGATTCCGAAGACGCGGCCTTAATTGAG is a window of Apium graveolens cultivar Ventura chromosome 11, ASM990537v1, whole genome shotgun sequence DNA encoding:
- the LOC141698367 gene encoding alkaline/neutral invertase E, chloroplastic-like, whose protein sequence is MGVPSEAFLQVLSAPGTHLYHREFPYEKSNMFVSDRFRRGRGCRYTQSTKVSLQNFTRIFASVRADGMSHKKKPIYGSEGLTCKCGRADSISEAAAEEGKRTLINGMKTNSDVSNFESTQQLKSENGGVSSNLGTPGTIYSKLNEVKDSFEDEAWDLLRASMVYYCGNPIGTIAANDPNDSSILNYDQVFIRDFIPSGIAFLLKGEYDIVRNFILHTLQLQSWEKTMDCHSPGQGLMPASFKVRTVPLDGDDSATEDILDPDFGEAAIGRVAPVDSGLWWIILLRAYGKCSGDRSVQERVDVQTGIKMILKLCLADGFDMFPTLLVTDGSCMIDRRMGIHGHPLEIQALFYSALLSAREMLAPEDGSTDLITALNNRLVALPFHIREYYWTDMKKLNEIYRYKTEEYSYDAVNKFNIYPDQIPPWLVEWMPNKGGYLIGNLQPAHMDFRFFSLGNLWSIISSLATTEQSHSILDLIEAKWAELVADMPLKICYPALDGEEWRIVTGSDPKNTPWSYHNGGSWPTLLWQLTVACIKMNRPGIAENAVKIAERRLARDKWPEYYDTKRGRLIGKQAHLFQTWSIAGYLVAKLLLAKPEAANILVNLEDTELLNAFSCMLSSNPRRKRSQMGAKKSYII